GAGAATATCCAGGTCCAACATATTCATCTGTAACTTGAATCATATCCTCTGTGATTTCTTCTTTAACTCCAACTCTTATTGCAGTTTCTCTAGCAAGATTTAAAACAGCTTCAGTTTGGAGAGCTTTATTTCTATTTACGCTAACTCCAGTTACTGGAATATTAGCATTTATTCCTGTCATACCAGCGATTATTCCAGCGTGAGTTCCAGCAGAACCAGATGGAACTACAAAGTGATCAATTTTTATTCCTTTGTCAAAAAGCTGTTCCATAATTTCTTGAGCACAAGCAACATATCCAGTAGAACCAACAGGATTAGAACCTCCACCAGGAACAATATATGGTTTTCTTCCTTCAGCTTTTAATTTTTCAGCTAATTTTTCTAATTCTCCTAGCATGTCGCTTCCACCAGGAACAACATAAGTCTTTTCAACACCTAATAAATTAAATAAGAAGTTATTTCCGCTTCCTTCAGGTTTATAGCTATCTTTTACTCTTTCTTCTAAAATTAATTGACATTTAAGTCCTTCTTTAACTGCTGCAGCAAGAGTTAATCTACAGTGGTTAGATTGTACAGCACCACATGTTAAAATTGTATCTGCTCCTTGTTCTAATGCTTCAGCCATTAAAAATTCTAATTTTCTTGTTTTATTTCCTCCAGATGTTAATCCTAAAAGGTCATCTCTTTTAATATATATAGTTGGTCCTCCTAAAGCTTTAGAGAAGTTTTCTAACTTTTCAATAGGTGTTTGTCCTTCTGTATATCTTTTTCTTGGGAATTTTGCTAAGTTCATTTTATAATCATCTCCTTGTGTTTTTATTTGATTCATTTATATATCAAAAAAAACAAAAAGTAAAATTTTAGAATAGTTAAAAAAGGAAACTAGAATGAAAAAAACTTGAAATATTCCTTGAAATAATGATAATATAGGTAAAACTTAGAAAAATGATGATATTTTTTAAAAAAAAAGTACCCCTTTACAACTGTATTTTATTTATTTATAATAGTAAATTTTAAAGGAGAAAAAATGAAATTAACAAAAGATGATTTAAATTTTATAGAAGAGATTTTGAAGCAAAAAAATAAAAGAATAACTTTTGAAGATTTAAATTATTTAAAACCTGCCCAAATAGAATATAAATTTAAAAAAATAAATTATTTATTAAAAATTACCAATCGAAATACAATAAAAAAAAGATATTCAAATTATTATTTAA
This genomic stretch from Cetobacterium ceti harbors:
- the cuyA gene encoding D-cysteate sulfo-lyase; the encoded protein is MNQIKTQGDDYKMNLAKFPRKRYTEGQTPIEKLENFSKALGGPTIYIKRDDLLGLTSGGNKTRKLEFLMAEALEQGADTILTCGAVQSNHCRLTLAAAVKEGLKCQLILEERVKDSYKPEGSGNNFLFNLLGVEKTYVVPGGSDMLGELEKLAEKLKAEGRKPYIVPGGGSNPVGSTGYVACAQEIMEQLFDKGIKIDHFVVPSGSAGTHAGIIAGMTGINANIPVTGVSVNRNKALQTEAVLNLARETAIRVGVKEEITEDMIQVTDEYVGPGYSLPSDEMVEAVQLLAKTEGILLDPVYTGKVMAGLIGMIRQGKFKKEDNILFLHTGGSPALYAYTETILKK